The following DNA comes from Gloeocapsa sp. PCC 73106.
ATTCAAGCCTACGAAATGATGTATATCCTGCGCCCTAATTTGTTAGAGGAGCAAATCAGCGAAAGCGTTAATAAGTATCGCGATTTACTTACTGAAAACGGCGCAACCAATATTCACATCAAACTCTGGGGAAAACGTCGTCTTGCTTATCCCATCGACAAACACCAAGAGGGTACCTACATCTTGATGAACTATCTAGCGACTGGTCAACAAGTAGCAGTAGTAGAAAGAGCGATGCGTTTAAGTGAAGAGGTAATTCGTTATTTGACGATGAAACTTGAAAAAGAACCAGCTCCATCAGAAGATTCTTTTAAAGGGTTGATTCAACCTGCAGTAGCACGGCAAGAGCAACCAGAGCAAGTC
Coding sequences within:
- the rpsF gene encoding 30S ribosomal protein S6, translated to MIQAYEMMYILRPNLLEEQISESVNKYRDLLTENGATNIHIKLWGKRRLAYPIDKHQEGTYILMNYLATGQQVAVVERAMRLSEEVIRYLTMKLEKEPAPSEDSFKGLIQPAVARQEQPEQV